Proteins encoded within one genomic window of Synechococcus sp. PCC 7335:
- a CDS encoding universal stress protein, with amino-acid sequence MVLFSKDRILVPTDFSEKSIQAIKETNAFADANTQLYIVHVLKPLEATEPGVVWESVDTEKRTQTILALFEEKFPKSEYEGLVFEVRNGDPTAEIIDYAEYRNIDLIVMPSRGRTGISRFFMGSIAERVVRFAHCPVLVLKQQKKATTATT; translated from the coding sequence CGATTTTTCTGAAAAGTCCATACAGGCGATCAAAGAAACTAACGCCTTCGCCGATGCCAATACCCAACTCTACATTGTGCATGTGCTAAAGCCTCTAGAGGCTACAGAGCCAGGTGTTGTTTGGGAATCAGTCGACACTGAGAAACGGACACAAACTATACTGGCGCTGTTTGAGGAAAAATTTCCCAAGAGCGAGTATGAAGGGCTTGTCTTCGAGGTGAGAAACGGCGATCCAACCGCCGAGATTATTGATTACGCAGAGTATCGAAATATAGACTTAATTGTCATGCCCTCACGCGGCAGAACGGGCATCTCTCGATTCTTTATGGGTTCAATTGCAGAAAGAGTAGTTCGCTTTGCCCACTGCCCTGTTTTGGTTCTAAAGCAGCAGAAGAAAGCTACTACCGCTACCACCTAA